From Staphylococcus sp. M0911, a single genomic window includes:
- a CDS encoding MetQ/NlpA family ABC transporter substrate-binding protein gives MKKILGILLLLSLTVALAACGGKDDDKTIKVGASPAPHAEILEKAKPLLEKKGYKLDIQTINDYTTPNKLLDKGELDANFFQHTPYLKTESKEKGYKIESAGDVELEPMAVYSKKYKSLKDLPKGATVYVSNNPAEQGRFLKFFVDEGLIKIKKGVKIEDAKFSDITENKKDIKFNNKQSAEFLPKIYQKQDADAVIINSNYAIDQKLNPKKDSIAYEKAKDNPYANLIAVKDGHKDDKKIKELMKVLRSKEIKDYINKKYDGAVVPAE, from the coding sequence ATGAAGAAAATTTTAGGTATTTTATTATTACTATCTTTAACCGTAGCATTAGCAGCATGTGGAGGTAAGGATGATGACAAGACGATTAAAGTCGGAGCTTCACCTGCACCACACGCAGAAATTCTAGAAAAAGCCAAACCATTATTAGAGAAAAAAGGTTATAAATTAGATATTCAAACAATCAATGACTATACAACGCCTAACAAATTATTAGATAAAGGTGAATTAGATGCCAACTTCTTCCAACACACACCTTACTTAAAAACTGAAAGTAAAGAAAAAGGATACAAAATTGAGTCAGCTGGTGACGTAGAATTAGAACCAATGGCAGTTTACTCTAAAAAATACAAAAGTTTAAAAGATTTACCTAAAGGCGCAACAGTATACGTATCTAACAACCCTGCAGAACAAGGTCGTTTCCTTAAATTCTTCGTGGATGAAGGATTAATTAAAATTAAAAAAGGTGTTAAAATTGAAGATGCAAAATTCAGTGACATCACTGAAAATAAAAAAGATATCAAATTTAATAACAAACAATCAGCAGAATTCTTGCCTAAAATCTATCAAAAACAAGATGCAGATGCAGTGATTATTAACTCAAACTATGCTATTGATCAAAAATTAAATCCTAAAAAAGATTCAATCGCATATGAAAAAGCTAAAGATAATCCATATGCTAACTTAATCGCAGTTAAAGATGGACATAAAGATGATAAGAAAATTAAAGAATTAATGAAAGTTTTACGTTCAAAAGAAATTAAAGACTACATTAATAAAAAATATGATGGTGCCGTTGTGCCAGCAGAATAA
- the sufB gene encoding Fe-S cluster assembly protein SufB, whose product MAKKAPDVGDYKYGFHDEDVSIFRSERGLTENIVREISKMKDEPEWMLDFRLKALKLFYKMPMPQWGGDLSELDFDDITYYVKPSEHTERSWDEVPEEIKRTFDKLGIPEAEQKYLAGVSAQYESEVVYHNMEKELEEKGIIFKDTDSALRENEDLFREYFATVIPAADNKFAALNSAVWSGGSFIYVPKNVKLDTPLQAYFRINSENMGQFERTLIIADEGASVNYVEGCTAPVYTTSSLHSAVVEIIVHKDAHVRYTTIQNWANNVYNLVTKRTFVHENGNMEWVDGNLGSKLTMKYPNCVLLGEGAKGSTLSIAFAGKGQVQDAGAKMIHKAPNTSSTIVSKSISKNGGKVIYRGIVHFGRKAKGARSNIECDTLILDNESTSDTIPYNEVFNDNISLEHEAKVSKVSEEQLFYLMSRGISEEEATEMIVMGFIEPFTKELPMEYAVEMNRLIKFEMEGSIG is encoded by the coding sequence ATGGCTAAAAAAGCACCTGATGTTGGGGATTACAAATATGGTTTCCACGACGAAGATGTTTCCATTTTCAGATCAGAACGAGGTCTAACTGAAAATATAGTTAGAGAAATTTCAAAAATGAAAGATGAACCTGAATGGATGCTCGATTTCCGTTTGAAAGCTTTAAAATTATTCTATAAAATGCCAATGCCTCAATGGGGTGGCGACTTATCAGAATTAGACTTTGATGACATTACTTACTACGTAAAACCATCAGAACATACTGAACGTTCATGGGATGAAGTACCAGAAGAAATCAAACGTACATTTGATAAATTAGGTATTCCTGAAGCTGAACAAAAATATTTGGCAGGTGTATCTGCTCAATATGAATCCGAAGTTGTTTATCACAACATGGAAAAAGAATTAGAAGAAAAAGGTATCATCTTCAAAGACACTGATAGTGCATTACGTGAAAATGAAGATTTATTCCGTGAGTATTTTGCAACAGTTATTCCAGCAGCTGACAACAAATTCGCGGCATTAAATTCAGCTGTTTGGTCAGGTGGATCATTTATTTACGTACCTAAAAACGTTAAATTAGATACACCATTGCAAGCTTATTTCCGTATTAACTCTGAAAACATGGGACAATTTGAACGTACATTAATCATTGCTGATGAAGGTGCTTCTGTAAACTATGTAGAAGGTTGTACTGCACCCGTTTATACAACAAGCTCTCTACACTCAGCAGTAGTTGAAATTATTGTTCATAAAGATGCACACGTACGTTATACTACAATTCAAAACTGGGCAAATAATGTTTATAACTTAGTTACTAAACGTACATTTGTTCATGAGAATGGTAATATGGAATGGGTTGACGGTAACTTAGGTTCTAAATTGACGATGAAATACCCTAACTGTGTATTACTTGGTGAAGGTGCAAAAGGTAGCACATTATCAATTGCATTTGCAGGTAAAGGACAAGTTCAAGACGCAGGTGCAAAAATGATTCATAAAGCACCAAATACGTCTTCTACTATTGTTTCTAAATCAATTTCTAAAAATGGTGGTAAAGTTATCTATCGTGGTATTGTTCATTTTGGACGAAAAGCGAAAGGTGCGCGTTCAAATATCGAATGTGACACATTAATTTTAGATAATGAATCAACTTCAGATACAATTCCTTATAATGAGGTATTTAACGATAATATTTCATTAGAACACGAAGCTAAAGTTTCTAAAGTATCAGAAGAACAATTATTCTATTTAATGAGTCGTGGTATCTCTGAAGAAGAAGCGACTGAAATGATTGTTATGGGCTTCATTGAACCATTTACAAAAGAATTACCAATGGAATATGCGGTAGAAATGAATAGATTAATCAAATTCGAAATGGAAGGATCTATTGGTTAA
- a CDS encoding thioredoxin family protein, whose protein sequence is MSKSIEIDDVTENFGEEKHLIFGYTPTCGTCKVSERMLDIANEILKLPVKKIDMNFHPKFSETHQIMSVPVLMLMNKDKEVKRLYAFRSVPYLLENLK, encoded by the coding sequence ATGAGTAAATCTATAGAAATAGACGATGTGACAGAAAATTTTGGAGAAGAAAAACATCTTATTTTCGGGTATACGCCAACATGTGGAACGTGTAAAGTGTCTGAAAGAATGTTGGATATAGCAAATGAAATCTTGAAACTCCCCGTTAAGAAAATCGATATGAACTTTCATCCGAAATTTAGTGAAACACATCAAATTATGTCAGTACCAGTATTAATGTTAATGAATAAGGATAAAGAAGTGAAAAGGTTGTATGCATTTAGGTCTGTTCCTTATTTGTTAGAAAATTTAAAATAA
- a CDS encoding DUF368 domain-containing protein, with protein sequence MKNFKWINVLKGFGMGTSDLVPGVSGGTIALLLGIYDGFISSISGLFSRRFWPSLKFLLPIIIGMLLAIGILSNLFNYLLSTHEIPTMFFFTGLIIGIIPYLLKVSRFKSTFKAKHYIVVLVGIAILVIMTLLNGGDKHTGETLSLSTSLIIKYYIAGICASSAMLLPGISGSFMLLIFGAYGTVMFAISELVKFNFNALPILLIVGLGILTGFLVSSKLIQYLLHHHTTMTFALIIGFVIGSIFAVYPGLPHSALTWIISIVTLIIGFIVSYVLGQITAKNEEQI encoded by the coding sequence ATGAAAAACTTTAAATGGATTAATGTATTAAAAGGTTTTGGTATGGGTACGAGTGATTTAGTACCTGGTGTTAGTGGTGGTACTATAGCACTTTTACTTGGCATTTATGATGGTTTTATTAGTTCCATCAGTGGCTTATTTTCTAGAAGATTTTGGCCTAGTTTGAAATTTTTATTACCTATTATAATAGGAATGCTTTTAGCAATCGGTATATTAAGTAATCTATTTAACTATTTACTTAGTACACATGAAATTCCAACGATGTTCTTTTTTACTGGTTTAATCATCGGTATTATTCCTTACCTTCTTAAAGTGTCACGTTTTAAATCTACTTTCAAAGCAAAGCATTACATTGTAGTTTTGGTTGGCATCGCAATATTAGTGATTATGACTTTACTTAATGGTGGAGACAAGCACACAGGAGAAACATTATCTTTATCTACTAGTCTTATTATTAAATATTATATTGCAGGTATATGCGCTTCTAGTGCAATGCTCTTACCAGGAATCTCTGGTTCATTTATGTTACTTATATTTGGTGCTTATGGTACTGTAATGTTTGCTATATCTGAATTAGTAAAATTTAATTTCAACGCTTTACCCATACTTTTAATTGTAGGTTTAGGTATCCTAACTGGATTCTTAGTTTCAAGTAAATTAATCCAATACTTGTTACATCATCATACAACCATGACATTTGCATTAATTATAGGCTTCGTTATTGGATCTATATTTGCCGTCTATCCAGGTTTACCTCATTCCGCTTTGACATGGATCATTTCAATTGTCACTTTAATTATTGGCTTTATCGTTAGCTATGTCTTAGGACAAATAACTGCTAAAAATGAAGAACAAATATAA
- a CDS encoding cysteine desulfurase — protein sequence MNKVAEQSFDVNEVIKDFPILEQQVNGKRLAYLDSTATSQTPVQVLNVLDDYYKRYNSNVHRGVHTLGSLATDGYESARETVRRFINAKYFEEIIFTRGTTASINIVAHSYGDAHVEEGDEIVVTEMEHHANIVPWQQLAKRKKASLKFIPMTDQGELNIDDIKATINDKTKIVAIAHVSNVLGTINDVKTIAEIAHQHGAIISVDGAQAAPHMALDMQDIDADFYSFSGHKMLGPTGIGVLYGKRDLLKDMEPVEFGGDMIDFVSKYDATWADLPTKFEAGTPLIAQAIGLAEAIRYIEKLGFEAIHQHEKELTEYAYEQLSEIEGLDIYGPPKDRRAGVITFNLADIHPHDVATAVDTEGVAVRAGHHCAQPLMKWLGVSSTARASFYVYNNKQDIDQFVYALKQTKEFFSYEF from the coding sequence GTGAATAAAGTGGCCGAACAATCATTTGACGTTAATGAAGTTATTAAAGATTTTCCAATTTTAGAGCAACAAGTTAATGGCAAACGTTTAGCTTATCTTGATTCAACTGCGACAAGCCAAACACCAGTTCAAGTATTAAATGTATTAGATGATTATTATAAGCGCTATAACTCTAATGTACACAGAGGTGTTCATACATTAGGTTCGTTAGCTACAGATGGATATGAAAGTGCTCGTGAAACAGTAAGACGTTTCATTAATGCAAAATATTTTGAGGAAATCATCTTTACACGAGGTACAACAGCGTCTATTAACATTGTTGCGCATAGCTATGGTGATGCTCATGTTGAAGAAGGCGATGAAATTGTAGTTACTGAAATGGAGCATCACGCTAATATCGTGCCATGGCAACAACTTGCCAAACGTAAAAAGGCATCATTAAAGTTCATCCCAATGACTGATCAAGGTGAACTCAATATCGATGACATTAAAGCAACAATTAATGATAAAACTAAGATTGTTGCTATCGCGCATGTTTCTAATGTATTAGGGACAATTAATGATGTAAAAACGATAGCAGAAATTGCACACCAACATGGTGCTATCATTAGTGTTGATGGTGCACAAGCAGCGCCACATATGGCATTAGATATGCAAGATATTGATGCAGACTTTTATAGTTTTAGTGGTCATAAAATGTTAGGACCTACAGGTATCGGTGTGTTATATGGTAAGCGCGATCTACTTAAAGACATGGAACCTGTTGAATTTGGTGGCGATATGATTGATTTTGTAAGTAAGTATGATGCTACGTGGGCAGACTTACCAACTAAATTCGAAGCAGGAACACCTTTAATTGCACAAGCAATTGGTTTAGCCGAAGCCATACGTTACATTGAAAAATTAGGATTCGAAGCTATCCATCAACATGAAAAAGAATTAACAGAGTATGCATACGAACAACTATCAGAAATTGAAGGTTTAGACATTTATGGCCCGCCTAAAGATAGACGTGCAGGTGTCATTACATTTAATTTAGCTGATATTCATCCGCATGATGTTGCAACTGCTGTTGATACAGAAGGTGTTGCGGTAAGAGCAGGACACCATTGTGCGCAACCATTAATGAAATGGTTAGGCGTTTCTTCAACTGCCAGAGCAAGCTTTTATGTATACAATAATAAGCAAGACATCGACCAATTTGTATATGCATTGAAACAAACGAAGGAGTTTTTCTCTTATGAATTTTAA
- the sufD gene encoding Fe-S cluster assembly protein SufD, whose product MTTETLNISEEQLVDYSKAHNEPSWMTELRKKALKLTETLEMPKPDKTKLRKWDFDSFKQHHTEGSVYQSLEELPESVKKIIDVENTENLVIQHNNDLAYTQVSEQAKNDGVIIEGLSEALVNHSDLVQKYYMTDAVNVDEHRLTALHTALVNGGVFVYVPKNVVVEHPVQYVVLHDDENTSFYNHVIIVTEQSAEVTYVENYLSNASGEGNQINIVSEVIAGANSNITYGSVDYLDKGFTGHIIRRGTTEADASINWALGLMNEGSQIIDNTTNLMGDRSTSELKSVVVGTGDQKINLTSKIVQYGKETDGYILKHGVMKENASSVFNGIGYIKHGGTKSIANQESRVLMLSENARGDANPILLIDEDDVEAGHAASVGRVDPEQLYYLMSRGISRREAERLVIHGFLDPVVRELPIEDVKRQLREVIELKVSK is encoded by the coding sequence ATGACAACTGAAACTTTGAACATTTCTGAAGAACAACTTGTTGATTATTCAAAAGCGCACAATGAACCTTCTTGGATGACAGAATTACGTAAAAAAGCGTTGAAATTAACAGAAACTTTAGAAATGCCAAAACCTGATAAAACAAAATTAAGAAAATGGGACTTTGATAGTTTTAAACAACATCACACTGAAGGTAGTGTATATCAAAGTTTAGAAGAATTACCTGAATCAGTTAAGAAGATTATCGATGTTGAAAATACTGAAAACTTAGTTATTCAACATAATAATGATTTAGCGTATACACAAGTTTCTGAACAAGCTAAAAATGATGGTGTCATTATTGAAGGTTTATCAGAAGCACTTGTTAATCATAGTGATTTAGTTCAAAAATATTATATGACAGATGCTGTAAATGTTGATGAACATCGTTTAACGGCTTTACACACTGCTTTAGTGAATGGTGGCGTATTCGTATACGTACCTAAGAATGTAGTCGTTGAGCATCCGGTACAATATGTTGTGTTACATGATGATGAAAATACAAGTTTTTATAATCATGTCATCATAGTTACTGAGCAAAGTGCAGAAGTAACTTATGTCGAAAACTATTTATCAAATGCAAGCGGTGAAGGAAATCAAATTAATATCGTTTCTGAAGTTATCGCAGGTGCAAATTCTAATATCACATATGGTTCAGTAGACTATTTAGATAAAGGATTTACTGGACATATTATTAGAAGAGGTACTACTGAAGCGGATGCATCAATTAATTGGGCTTTAGGATTAATGAATGAAGGAAGCCAAATTATTGATAATACAACTAACTTAATGGGTGATCGTTCAACAAGTGAACTTAAATCAGTTGTAGTCGGTACTGGCGATCAAAAAATCAATTTAACTTCTAAAATTGTTCAATATGGTAAAGAGACAGATGGCTATATCTTAAAACATGGTGTAATGAAAGAAAATGCATCTTCTGTATTTAACGGTATTGGCTACATCAAACATGGTGGTACTAAATCAATTGCTAACCAAGAATCACGTGTATTAATGCTTTCTGAAAATGCACGAGGAGATGCTAACCCAATTTTATTAATTGATGAAGATGATGTAGAAGCAGGACACGCAGCATCTGTAGGTCGTGTAGATCCAGAACAACTATACTACTTAATGAGCCGTGGTATTTCTAGAAGAGAAGCTGAACGCTTAGTTATCCATGGATTCTTAGATCCAGTTGTTAGAGAATTGCCAATTGAAGACGTAAAACGTCAATTAAGAGAAGTTATTGAGCTTAAAGTATCTAAGTAA
- a CDS encoding toprim domain-containing protein, with the protein MTIVNKVIIVEGKSDKKRVQQVIAEPVSIICTHGTMSIDKIDDMIESLYGKQVFVLADSDDEGDRIRKWFKRYLSESEHIFVDKTFCEVANCPKNYLAHVLTKHGFNCKKEKSLIPNLKTERLVLVNE; encoded by the coding sequence ATGACTATTGTGAACAAAGTAATCATTGTTGAAGGTAAATCTGATAAAAAACGAGTGCAGCAAGTCATCGCAGAACCGGTAAGTATTATCTGTACGCATGGTACTATGAGTATAGATAAGATCGATGATATGATAGAATCACTTTATGGTAAACAAGTTTTCGTCTTAGCTGATTCAGATGACGAAGGGGATCGAATTAGAAAATGGTTCAAACGATATTTAAGTGAGTCTGAACATATTTTTGTAGATAAAACATTTTGCGAAGTGGCAAACTGTCCTAAAAATTATTTAGCACATGTACTTACCAAACATGGATTTAATTGCAAGAAAGAGAAATCCCTTATACCTAATTTAAAAACTGAAAGGTTAGTTTTAGTGAATGAGTAA
- a CDS encoding methionine ABC transporter ATP-binding protein, which translates to MIELKQIVKRYHTKNKDVLAVDHVDLNIQSGSIFGVIGFSGAGKSTLIRMFNNLEAPTSGEVIIDGDNISQLSKSDLRKKRQKVSMIFQHFNLLWSRTVLKNITFPLEIAGLSRGEAKRKANELIELVGLKGRENAYPSELSGGQKQRVGIARALANDPTVLLCDEATSALDPQTTDEILDLLLKIREQQNLTIVLITHEMQVIRRICDEVAVMENGRVIEQGQVSQVFENPQHEVTRRFVKDDLNEDFEESLDALEPLDNNAYIVRLNFNGENTTQPIISYITKTHQIEVNILEADIKNTRNGTLGFLVVHIPFISSENFEDFKNNLHEKHVNVEVLRHG; encoded by the coding sequence GTGATTGAGTTAAAACAAATCGTGAAACGATATCATACGAAAAATAAAGACGTACTCGCTGTAGATCACGTTGATTTAAACATTCAATCCGGTTCCATTTTTGGGGTGATTGGTTTTTCTGGAGCAGGTAAGAGTACTTTAATTAGAATGTTTAATAATTTAGAAGCACCCACTTCTGGAGAAGTTATTATTGATGGAGATAATATAAGTCAATTATCGAAGTCAGATTTACGTAAGAAACGCCAAAAAGTAAGTATGATTTTCCAACATTTTAATTTACTATGGTCGAGAACAGTTCTTAAAAATATTACATTCCCACTAGAAATTGCAGGCTTATCTAGAGGAGAAGCTAAACGTAAGGCCAATGAATTAATAGAACTTGTAGGGTTGAAAGGTCGAGAAAATGCATATCCATCTGAGTTGTCTGGTGGACAAAAACAAAGAGTGGGTATTGCTAGAGCATTAGCCAATGATCCGACAGTATTGCTTTGTGATGAAGCAACGAGTGCACTTGATCCTCAAACTACAGATGAAATTTTAGACTTATTATTAAAAATACGTGAGCAACAAAATTTAACAATCGTGTTAATCACGCATGAAATGCAAGTCATTCGCCGAATATGTGATGAAGTTGCAGTTATGGAAAACGGACGAGTGATAGAACAAGGTCAAGTAAGCCAGGTATTTGAAAATCCACAACACGAGGTAACACGACGATTTGTAAAAGATGATTTAAATGAGGATTTTGAAGAGTCATTAGATGCATTAGAACCATTAGATAACAATGCATACATAGTTCGATTAAACTTTAACGGTGAAAATACAACTCAACCGATTATATCGTACATTACGAAAACACATCAGATTGAAGTCAACATTTTGGAAGCTGACATTAAGAATACAAGAAATGGTACGTTAGGATTTTTAGTCGTCCATATACCTTTTATAAGTTCTGAAAATTTTGAAGATTTCAAAAATAATCTTCATGAGAAACATGTGAATGTGGAGGTGTTAAGACATGGGTAA
- the sufC gene encoding Fe-S cluster assembly ATPase SufC gives MSSTLEIKDLHVSIDDKEILKGVNLTINTGEIHAIMGPNGTGKSTLSSAIMGHPSYEVTQGEVLLDGVNILELEVDERAKAGLFLAMQYPSEITGVTNADFMRSAINAKREEGQEINLMQFIKKLDKEMDFLDIDQDMAQRYLNEGFSGGEKKRNEILQLMMLEPKFAILDEIDSGLDIDALKVVSKGINQMRGEDFGALMITHYQRLLNYITPDKVHVMYGGKVVKSGGPELAKRLEEEGYEWVKEEFGAAE, from the coding sequence ATGTCATCAACATTAGAAATTAAAGACCTACACGTGTCTATTGACGATAAAGAAATTTTAAAAGGTGTTAATTTAACAATTAATACTGGGGAAATTCATGCCATTATGGGACCAAATGGTACTGGTAAATCAACGTTATCATCTGCAATTATGGGTCATCCAAGCTATGAGGTAACACAAGGTGAAGTGTTACTTGATGGTGTTAACATTTTAGAATTAGAAGTTGATGAAAGAGCTAAAGCAGGATTATTCTTAGCAATGCAATATCCTTCTGAAATTACAGGTGTTACTAACGCTGATTTCATGCGTTCAGCAATCAATGCTAAACGTGAAGAAGGACAAGAAATCAACTTAATGCAATTTATTAAAAAATTAGATAAAGAAATGGATTTCTTAGATATTGACCAAGATATGGCACAACGTTATCTAAATGAAGGTTTCTCAGGCGGAGAGAAAAAACGTAATGAAATCCTACAATTGATGATGTTAGAACCTAAATTTGCAATTTTAGATGAAATTGACTCAGGTTTAGATATCGATGCGTTAAAAGTAGTATCTAAAGGTATTAATCAAATGCGTGGAGAAGATTTCGGTGCATTAATGATTACTCACTATCAACGTTTATTAAATTATATTACACCAGACAAAGTACATGTTATGTATGGAGGTAAAGTAGTTAAATCTGGTGGACCAGAGTTAGCGAAACGCCTTGAAGAAGAAGGTTACGAATGGGTTAAAGAAGAATTTGGTGCAGCTGAATAA
- a CDS encoding CNNM domain-containing protein — translation MIIAIIFLLIVSFYLSLSETALTAANKSKFQTEAKNGDKRSQKLSQLLDKPSEFITTILIIKNISNIILPVLGTILAIKMQFNVLAVLVIMIIFIVLVSEVIPKAIAAANPDKTSRIVYPIIRTLVIILKPITKLLNTITSKISKSLSKDRADDNQYTKEEIRTMLIVAGREGAFNETEQNRLKGVLDFENLKIKDVDTTPRINVVAFPKDISFDEAYDTVMKEPYTRYPIYDEDIDHVIGVFHSKYLLAWSKKKYESITNFSSEPLFVNEHNRAEWVLRKMTISRKHLAIVLDEFGGTDAIVSHEDLIEELLGMEIEDELDKEEEEKLENQTYLNKTKRNK, via the coding sequence ATGATTATAGCTATCATATTCTTATTAATCGTATCATTCTATTTATCACTTAGTGAAACAGCGTTAACGGCAGCAAATAAAAGTAAATTTCAGACTGAAGCGAAAAATGGTGATAAAAGGTCACAAAAACTTTCCCAATTATTAGATAAACCAAGTGAGTTTATAACAACTATATTAATCATAAAAAATATAAGTAATATTATATTGCCAGTGCTCGGTACCATTCTTGCTATAAAAATGCAATTTAATGTATTAGCTGTGCTAGTCATCATGATTATATTCATTGTATTAGTATCTGAAGTGATACCCAAAGCAATCGCAGCAGCAAATCCTGATAAAACATCACGTATTGTTTATCCAATCATTCGCACATTAGTTATTATTCTTAAGCCAATTACAAAATTGTTGAATACTATAACAAGTAAAATTAGTAAATCATTATCAAAAGATAGAGCTGATGATAATCAGTATACTAAAGAAGAAATACGTACAATGTTGATTGTGGCAGGACGTGAAGGTGCATTTAATGAGACAGAACAAAATCGATTAAAAGGCGTATTAGATTTCGAAAACCTTAAAATAAAAGATGTAGATACAACTCCGCGTATTAATGTTGTAGCATTTCCAAAAGATATTTCATTTGATGAAGCATATGACACCGTTATGAAAGAACCATATACCCGTTATCCAATTTATGATGAAGATATAGATCATGTCATAGGTGTATTCCATTCTAAATATCTGTTAGCATGGAGTAAGAAAAAATACGAATCAATAACTAATTTCTCATCAGAACCATTATTCGTAAATGAACATAATAGGGCTGAATGGGTACTTAGAAAAATGACGATATCTAGAAAACATTTAGCAATCGTACTAGACGAATTTGGTGGAACAGATGCAATCGTGTCACATGAAGATTTAATTGAAGAGCTGCTAGGAATGGAAATTGAAGATGAATTAGATAAAGAAGAAGAAGAAAAATTAGAAAATCAAACCTATCTCAATAAAACGAAGCGTAACAAATAG
- a CDS encoding methionine ABC transporter permease produces the protein MGKSVGEILQEMITMPNVQWPEVWQAIVETLYMTVVSTIFAFIFGLILGVLLFLSAKSHSKVARIFYSIVSFIVNLFRAIPFIILILLLIPFTSVVLGTISGPTGALPALIIGAAPFYARLVEIAFKEIDKGVIEAAWSMGANTWTVVRKVLLPEAMPALVSGLTVTAIALVGSTAIAGVIGAGGLGNLAYLTGFTRNQNDVILVSTVFILIIVFIIQFIGDWVTNKIDKR, from the coding sequence ATGGGTAAGTCAGTTGGAGAAATACTCCAAGAAATGATTACAATGCCAAACGTCCAATGGCCAGAAGTTTGGCAAGCCATTGTTGAAACACTTTATATGACTGTTGTATCAACAATATTTGCTTTTATATTTGGATTGATTTTAGGTGTTTTATTATTTTTATCAGCTAAGAGTCATTCGAAAGTTGCAAGAATTTTTTATTCAATTGTTTCATTTATAGTGAACTTATTTAGAGCGATACCGTTCATCATTTTAATCCTTTTATTAATACCATTTACAAGTGTTGTATTAGGTACAATAAGTGGTCCAACAGGTGCATTGCCTGCCTTAATCATAGGTGCAGCGCCATTCTATGCTAGATTAGTAGAAATTGCTTTCAAAGAAATAGATAAAGGGGTAATTGAAGCAGCATGGTCTATGGGTGCTAATACTTGGACTGTAGTAAGAAAAGTATTACTACCTGAAGCAATGCCGGCGTTAGTATCAGGCTTGACAGTAACAGCAATTGCATTAGTAGGATCTACAGCAATTGCCGGCGTTATTGGTGCGGGTGGTTTAGGTAACTTAGCATACTTAACTGGTTTCACTCGAAATCAAAATGACGTTATTTTAGTTTCAACAGTTTTCATCTTAATTATTGTATTCATCATCCAATTTATTGGTGATTGGGTTACAAATAAAATTGATAAACGCTAA
- a CDS encoding CsbD family protein, which yields MMAEDKFEQAKGNVKETVGNVTDNENLEKEGKEDKASGKVKEAVNNVIDKVKGNKE from the coding sequence ATCATGGCTGAAGATAAATTCGAACAAGCAAAAGGTAATGTAAAAGAAACTGTAGGTAACGTAACTGATAATGAAAACCTTGAAAAAGAAGGTAAAGAAGATAAAGCTTCTGGTAAAGTTAAAGAAGCAGTAAATAACGTTATCGACAAAGTAAAAGGTAACAAAGAATAA
- the sufU gene encoding Fe-S cluster assembly sulfur transfer protein SufU yields MNFNNLDQLYRSVIMDHYKNPRNKGVLDNGSMTVDMNNPTCGDRIRLTFDIEDGVINDAKFEGEGCSISMSSASMMTEAVKGHTLAEAMQMSQEFTKMMLGEDYEITEEMGDIEALQGVSQFPARIKCATLAWKALEKGTVEKEGKSEGTTEE; encoded by the coding sequence ATGAATTTTAATAATTTAGATCAACTTTATCGATCTGTAATTATGGATCATTATAAAAATCCTAGAAACAAGGGCGTATTAGACAATGGCTCGATGACTGTTGATATGAATAATCCAACATGTGGTGACCGTATTCGACTTACCTTTGATATAGAAGATGGCGTTATTAATGATGCTAAATTTGAAGGTGAAGGTTGTTCAATCTCTATGTCTAGTGCTTCAATGATGACTGAAGCGGTAAAAGGTCATACATTAGCTGAAGCAATGCAAATGAGTCAAGAATTCACGAAAATGATGCTAGGTGAAGACTACGAAATTACTGAAGAAATGGGAGACATTGAAGCACTACAAGGTGTTTCTCAATTCCCTGCACGTATTAAGTGTGCCACTTTAGCTTGGAAAGCGCTCGAAAAAGGGACAGTTGAAAAAGAAGGTAAATCAGAAGGAACTACAGAAGAATAA